The stretch of DNA GCGTCACCGCACCGTTGATGGCGGCGATCACCTCAGCTTCTATTCGATTATCAACAACTACTACAAACCGGGACCGGTGACGCCCCGGGATGAGCCTATCGGCCATCGGATCCTCAAGCCCGAACAACGTCGCAGTTCGTACTACTTGCTCGACTATGGTAAGGCCTACGTTGAAGGCAACATTGTCGAAGGGAACGAGCGCGTTACGGCTGACAACTGGGATGGCGGCGTGCAGGTCGATATCCCCGAGCCGCGCGAACCGCTGAAGAAGGGCGTCCGCGTCCTCTCGCAGGACGAGGCCCTCACTATGATCCGCTCCGAAGAGCCTTATCCGCACTCGTACTTGGAGATCGAGTCGGCGCAGGACGCCTACGCCTCGGTGCTCAAGAACGCCGGCGCGACGCTGCCTAAGCGAGACCCGGTCGATGAGCGGATCGTCGAGATGGTCCGCACGGGGACGGTGACGTACGAGGAAGGGAATGGGATTATCACCGACATCGCGCAGGTTGGGGGTTATCCCGAGTACAAGGGCGAGCCCTATGCCGATGCCGACTCTGACGGGATGCCCGACGATTGGGAGCAGTCCAACGGCCTCAATCCGAACGATGCTTCCGACGCCGGCGGCGACCTCAACGGCGACGGCTACACCAACATCGAAGACTTTGTCAACGGCATCGATCCGACGGCGCCGCTGAAAGACTGGCCCGCCCCACGTACTTATGTCGATCTCTTCTGGCAGAGCTTCTGAGCTTGCGAAGGGATTCGTCGCTCGCGTGTCGATCGTCGCCTCGCTTGCTGTAGGCGCGGCCGTCGCCCCGGCAAGCGACGCCATCCTTCCTCGCGACCACAGCGCCAACTTTGTTAAGCGGTTCAACGCCGCCGACAACGAATCGGCTATTAATCTCGTTCCCAACGCCGCGGCCGCGGAGTGGATCGCCTCGAATACACCTCGGTTCGACTGCCCTTCGGGCCGCTTCGTCGAGACGTACTACTACCGCTGGTGGACGTATCGCAAGCACATCAAGGCGACGCCCGATGGCCGCGTCCTGACGGAGTTTATCACGCCGGTCAGCCATGCGGGCGCTCACAACACGATCGCTTGCGCGATCGGTCATCACATCGCCGAGGGGCGTTGGCTGGCGGACAAGGCTCTGCTCGACGAGTACCTGCGTTTCTGGTTCACCGAAGGTCCCAACGGTGGACCGCAGCCGCATTTGCACAAGTTCAGCGGCTGGATCGCAGCCGCGATCGACGGGCGGCGTCGAGTGACAGGCGATGACGCGTTCGCGATCGATTTGCTCGACGCGTTGGTAGCTGACTACTACAGCTGGGAAGAGGAACGTCTACTTCCCAGCGGTCTCTTCTGGCAGCGCGACGTCGCCGACGGCATGGAGGAGTCCATCAGCGGGGGGCGTCATGTGCAGAACGTGCGGCCGACGATCAACAGTTACATGGTGGGCAACGCCCGCGCAATCGCCCACATTGCTCGTGACGCAGGTCGCGGCGAGGTTGCCGTCGAGTTTGAAGAGAAGGCCAACACGCTCGCCGCCAAGTCCGTCGAGGCAATGTGGGACGCCAAAGCCAATTTCTTTAAGGTGCGGCTCGAATCGGATAAGCTCTCGGACGCGCGCGAGGCGATCGGATACCTCCCTTGGCTTCATGGCCTAGCGGGCCCCGCCCACAGCGAGGCCTGGCGACAGACACAAGATCACGATGGCTTCTGGGCTCCCGCCGGGCTGACGACCGCAGAACGCCGCCACCCGTCGTTCCGTACGCGGGGGGTTGGCACGTGCGAGTGGGACGGCGCCGTCTGGCCGTTTGCTACGAGTCAAACGCTCGGGGCAATGGCGGTCGTGCTCCGGGGCCCTGAGCAAACCAATGTCACGCGTCGCGACTACTTCGAGCACCTAATCCGCTACGCCGCATCGCATCAGAGGGACGGCGTGGCTTATATCGGCGAGTACCACGACGAGGTCACTGGAGATTGGCTGATCACCGGCGAAAAAGAGAAGCGGAGTCGCTACTACAATCACTCGACGTTCTGCGACCTCGTTATCACGGGGCTCGCCGGGGTGATACCGCAGGACGATAGCAGGGTTGTTGTTGACCCGATGCTGCCCGCCGACGCCTGGGATTGGTTCTGCCTCGACGGCGTACCATATCGGGGCCGCCAACTATGCATCCTCTGGGATCGCGATGGAACTCGCTATGACCGAATCGCCGGTCTCTCCGTGTGGATTGATGGTAAAATGGAGGCTCACTCTCCGCAGCTAGGCCGCTTGGCGGTGAACTTATCCCGGGGCACCTCTTCAGAATGATGCGTCTGTTCCTCTTGCTAATCGTTGCTCTATGGACATCGCCTAGTTACGCCGATGGCCGTTGGAAATTGCTCTACGATCAACCCGCTAAGGAATGGGTCGAAGCCCTTCCGGTTGGGAATGGGCGGATGGGCGCCATGGTCTTTGGCGGAGTCGCCGAGGAACGGCTGCAAGTCAACGAGAGTTCTGTTTGGACCGGCGGTCCGCATAGCTACGCCCGCCCCGGCGCCGCTCAATATCTCGGAGAGATCCGCAAGCTGCTGTTCGAGGGGAAACAGCGTGAGGCAGAGCAACTCGCCGAGCGTGAGTTCATGTCCGTGCCACTGCGTCAGCAGTTCTACCAACCGATGGCGGACCTTCGACTGAAGCTCGAAGGGATCGACCCTGAGCAGGTGAAGAGCTACCACCGGAATCTCGATTTAAAGACTGCAACCGCTACGACTACCTACACGGCAAACGATGTCCGTTTCGAGCGACGGGTTTTTGCCAGCTTTCCGGACCAGGTCGTCGTCGTCACGCTCAAGGCCGAAAAGGTCGGCGCCCTTGCCTTCACCGCGAGTCTGCCGACTCCTCACACTCGCAACGAAGCGGCCGTTGTTGACGAGACGACGATCGAACGTCGCGCACTGGTGAACGACGCCAACATCGGCGGCGCCGATCGCGCCGAGGGGCAAGTACGGTTCGCCGCTCGCCTACGGGTTGTCGAGACAGACGGTGAGGTTGTGGTTTCCAACGATTCAATGCGTGTCAGTGGGGCGACGCATGCGACGCTCTTGCTGGCGGCGGCGACTAACGTTGCTGACTTCCGCGATCTCACGGCTGATCCGTCGGCGCTCGCCGCCACTGATCTCGACGCGGCTTCCGAACGCTCGTCAGGCGACTTATATCGCCGGCATGTCGCTGACCACCGCGAACTGTTTGATCGTGTCGACCTCCAAATCGGCAGGACCTCTGAAGCCGCGCTCAAGCAGGCGACCGACGAACGGCTCATCGCTTCGAAGACGACGGCTGATCCGGATCTCGCGGCGCTAGTGTTTCACTATGGCCGCTACTTGATGATCGCATCGAGTCGTCCTGGAGGGCAGCCGGCAAACTTGCAGGGCTTGTGGAATCAAGACCTCTCTCCGGCGTGGGGGAGCAAGTACACGGTCAACATCAACACCGAGATGAACTACTGGCTCACCGAGCCGTGCAACCTCGGTGAGTGTAACGGGCCGCTGTTCGCCGCGCTTTCCGAGTTGGCTGAGTCCGGCGCCGAAGTCGCCCGCGAACATTACGCGGCACCGGGGTGGGTGCTTCACCACAACTTCGACCGCTGGCGCGGCGCCGCGCCGATCAACGCCAGCAATCACGGCATCTGGCCCACTGGCGGCGCGTGGCTCTGTCAACACCTCTGGCTGCACTACCTCTACACGGGGGATGAGGCGTTTCTAAGTGAAACGGCCTATCCGTTGATGAAAGGCGCGGCCCAGTTTTTCGCGGCGTATCTCGCCGAAGACCCGCGGAGTGAAAACAGGTGGTTGATCAGTGGGCCGAGCAATTCGCCAGAGCAGGGAGGCCTGGTCATGGGGCCCGCGATGGACCACCAGATCATCCGTGACCTCTTCGCGAATACCATCGCGGCGAGTGAAGTCCTGCAAGTCGATGACGACTTACGGAAGGAACTTCTCGCTCTGCGAGCCCGTATCGCTCCTAACCAGATCGGCAAGCATGGCCAGCTCCAAGAGTGGCTCGAGGACGTTGACGATCCGGAAAATGATCACCGCCACGTCTCACATCTGTGGGGGCTGCACCCTGGCGTTGAGATTTCCCCCGAGACGCCTGAGCTGTTTTCGGCGGCGAAGCGATCGCTCGAAATGCGAGGGGATGAGGGCACCGGCTGGTCGCGCGCCTGGAAAGTAAATTTTTGGGCGCGACTCCGTGACGGCGATCACGCTTACAAAGTGCTCGATGGTTTGATGACGCTAACCGGGTCGCCCAAGTCGAAGCACCGCGGCGGCGGCCTTTACGCAAACCTGTTCGACGCCCACCCGCCCTTTCAGATCGATGGCAACTACGGGGCGACCTCTGGGGTCTGCGAGATGCTCGTGCAGTCGCACCGCGTTACCGCTGATGGCGAGCGACTGATTGAACTGCTCCCGGCGCTGCCCAGTGCTTGGCCCGAGGGCAAAGTCAGCGGCCTCCGCACGCGCGACGGCTTCGAAGTGGCTATCGAATGGCTTGACGGCGTACTTTCCGAGTGCCACGTCAAGTCACTGCTCGGCAAGCCCGCGACGCTGGCTTATGGCGACCTACAAGTGCAACTGCACCTGGGCAGTAACGAATCGACAAGCCTTGACGCCGACCTCCTCGAAACGAGCTCCCGATAATAACGAGAATGTTCGCGAATAAGCCAGCAACAGCCTTCGATACACCGCCATCAATCGACGCTCGCGATCACACGCGATGCTCGTTGGGCGTTTGCCAGTCCTCCCGACCAACTCGAGCCACTACGAAAGCCGTGAAAGCGACCCGATCACTTCTGGTATGCTGCCTCGTGCTCGCCCCTACATTCTTACTGGCCGCAGACTGCGAACGATGGGGCGTTTATGAGATCGAACTGAAGGGCCCGACGGCCGGTAACCCTTTTCTCGGCGTCAACCTATCGGCAACGTTCGAGCAGGGTGATCGTCGCATCGACGTCACCGGATTCTACGACGGGGACGGCGCCTATCGCATTCGGTTCTGCCCGCCTACGACCGGCGAGTGGTCGTACTCGACGGTGAGCAATGCCGCTGAATTGAAAGGCAAGGAAGGGACCTTCGAGGTCGGCGCGCTGTCCGAGGGCAACCACGGGCCAGTCGAGGTGGCGCACGTAGCCCACTTCGCCTACGCCGACGGCACGGCCTATAAGCCGGTCGGCACCACCTGTTACGCCTGGACCTCGCAGACAGAAGAGCTTCAAGAGAAGACGCTCGAAACACTCGCCACGGCGCCGTTCAACAAGATCCGCATGTGCGTCTTTCCCAAGTGGTACTCGTGGAACGAAGTCGATCCGCCACAGTACGCTTACGAGGGGACGGCGCCCAACCAGTGGGACTTCTCGCGCTTCAATCCCGCCTTCTTCCGTAGCCTTGAGAAACGGATCACGCAGCTTGGCGAGATGGGAATCGAAGTCGATCTGATTTTGTTGCACCCCTACGATAATGGCCGCTGGGGCTTCGACAACATGCCTCCGGAGGCTTGCGATTTCTATCTGCGGTACATCGTCGCGAGGCTCGGCGCCTATCGCAATGTGTGGTGGTCAATGGCGAACGAGTGGGACTTCGACAAGAACAAGACTCGCGACGACTGGACGCGGATGATCGGCGTTGTGCATGACGCCGACCCCTACGGCAAGCTGCTCGGAATTCACAACGGCTGGGAGCTCTACGACCACAACCATCCCTACTTGACGCACGCCAGCATCCAGAATGGCTCGGCCGCCGAGGAAGCGGGCCGCGCGGCGCTGTACCGCGACGTTTACCCTAAGCCAATTCTGCTCGATGAGGTCAAGTATGAGGGCGACATCCCGCTGCGATGGGGCAACCTCTCTGCGGAGGAGATGGTGCATCGCTTCTGGGAAGGGACGATCGCCGGCTGCTACGTCACTCACGGCGAGTGCTATTTAGCGGACGACGATGTGCTCTGGTGGGCAAAGGGAGGCGTGCTCAAGGGCGAGAGCCCGCAGCGGATCGCCTTCTTAAAGAAGGTGCTCGATGGCTCACCCGCCGAGGGGATTGATCAGATCGACAAGTGGCAGCACCCGAACATCGCCGGACAGCCGGGAGATTACTACTTGGTTTACCTGGGCGAACAGACGCCCGATTCGTGGGAGTTCTGTCTCCCGAAGCACGACTTAGCAGATGGCATGCGGTTCAAAGTCGAGGTGCTCGACACTTGGAACATGACCGTCTCGCCGGTCGAAGGCGAGTTCGTTACCAAGCAGCACTCACAGTATCTGTTCAAGGACGAGGCGGGCAAGTTGGTCGACCTACCCGGCAAACCGTGGATCGCCCTCCGGATCACACGGGTGCAGGAGAACTGAGTTGCTTAGATCGCTCGCATTGATCGTTGCCGTCGTGGCGCCGTTCAGCACAAGGACGCAAGCCCAATCCCTTGTCGTCGCGGACGTGGCGGCGAGCCCGCGCGCCGTTGTTCAGCCGGTTGCCGTCGATGAGGTGACTTGGACGGACGGCTTTTGGGCCGACCGGGCGCGAGTGTGCCGAGAGCGTTCAATCCCCGCGATGTGGGAGTTGATGCGGGGCTCAAAGTACAAGCCGTTTTATGAGCACTTCCTGATTGCCGCCGGCGATATGGAGGGAGACTACCACGGCGCCCCGTGGAATGACGGCGATTTCTACAAGTGGATCGAGGCGGCATCGACTGCTATTGCTTGCGAGCCGAACGCCGAGTTGGAAGCCGCCATTGATAAGTCAGTCCGCGCCGTCGTCGCCGCTCAACGAAAGGATGGCTACTTGCACACACCCGTTCTGATCCGCCAGCGGAATGGTGACGCTGCGGCGAAGCCGTTTGCGGACCGCAACGACTTCGAGGTCTACAACCTCGGTCACCTGATGACAGCCGGCTGCGTGCACTATCGCGCAACCGGAAAGCGAGAATTGCTCGACACCGCCGAGCGCGCCGCGCAATTCCTCGAAAAGGCCTTCGCCAACCCGACGCCGCAGATGTCGCGGCAGGCGGTATGCCCCTCGCACTACATGGGGCTGATCGAACTCTATCGCACCACGCGGAATGACCGCTACCTGCTGTTGGCGCAGACGGTAATCGACCTTCGCAACGTCGCCGCGGGCGTCGGCGGTGGGGGAGGGGATGACAATCAGGACCGCATCCCTTTCGTTGACCAACGCGAAGCCGTTGGTCACGCGGTTCGCGCGAACTACCTCTTTGCCGGCGCCGCGGACATGTACCTTGAAACGGGCGACGAGCGATTGCTGCCGGCGCTAGAAGCGGTCTGGCACAACGTGACGCGGAAGAAGCTGTATGTCACCGGCGCATGCGGCGCCTTGTTCGACGGGGCCTCACCGGACGGTTCGCCCAAGCAGAATGAGATCACCCGCATTCATCAGGCGTACGGCCGCAACTACCAACTCCCTAGCGAGACGGCTCACAACGAGACCTGTGCCGCGATCGGCGCGGTGATGTGGAATTGGCGGCGTTACCTAGCGACGGGTGAGGGGCGGCACCTCGATTGGATCGAACTCGCCATGCACAATGCGGTGCTTGCTGGGGTGAGTCTCGAGGGGACCGACTACTTCTATACGAACCCCTTGCGCGTCACCGACCCGCCGCCGCTTGAGTTGCGGTGGTCACGGCAGCGTGAGCCGTTTGTCGTGTCGTACTGCTGCCCGCCGAATGTCGTGCGGACCGTCGCTCAACTAGGTGGCTATGCCTACGGCAAGGCGGACGAGGCTGTCTCCGTGAATCTCTATGGCGCGAGCGTTCTAGAGACGAAACTCAAAGGGGAGACGCTGCGATTGGTCCAGGAAACCGCGTTCCCTTGGTCAGGCCACGTCCGGATACGGATCGAGACCGCGCCTCAGCAACCGTGGACCCTACGCTTGCGGAAGCCTAGCTGGGCTGCTGATATGTCGTTGAAGGTCAACGGAGAAGCGGTTGCGGTCGAGGTCGTTGATGGCTTCGCCGTGGTTCGCCACGCGTGGAACGTTGGTGATGAAGTCTCCGTGACCATTCCGATGCCCGTGGTTTGCCTTGAGTCACACCCCCTGGTTGAAGAGACCCGCGGACAACTCGCCATCAAGCGCGGGCCGATTGTCTACTGCCTCGAGTCGGCCGATCTACCGGCGGGGGTTACCGTTGGCCAACTGCGACTCGACCCCACGGCCGACTTTGCGGTCCGTTACGACGACGATCTGCTCAACGGCATGGCCGTGATCGAAGCCGACTTGCCGATGGTCGAGCCGGAGTCGTGGGACTCGCTCTATCGACCGGCAACTGAAACAGCGACGCGGACGATTCGAGCGCAGTTCATTCCCTACTACGCTTGGGGAAACCGCGGCGGGGAAGAGATGACGGTGTGGGTTCCCCGCGGGAAGACGCCTGACTAGGCAGCAATGTTGTGTGACGATGCCCGTTGTTATCCCTTCGGGTCAATCAATATAGTGGTGTCACCCAAGCGACGCGACCGTCGAGCGTAAGCCGCACGCCTTTGCTGACCCGGACATCGTCGCTTAACTCTCCCGAACTTCGGTCGATCCATCGCACGCGACTTGGTCGCTCTACGACGAAGCTAGCGTCAGAAGCGACGCCATAGCAGACGGCGTGACCGCGGTCGTCGGCAAGTCGCATCGCGGACTCGCCAGGGTTCCATGCGGGGCGCATTGCAACGAGCGCCCGCTTCAACTCCTCAGGCAGCGGGGGCACGTCGGCAAGCGAACCGCCGCCCATCAGCACGGCCCAACCGTCGCGGGGGGTGTTGCAGAATCGGTTGGCGTTGAAGAGCACGGGCTTGGTCGGGTAATAGGTGCGATACTCGCGCACGGCTCTGGCGACCGAGGCGAAGTCACCGGCTTTGACCTTCGATTGTCGCAGGTGCTGTCGCGGCGCCATGTTCGCGCCGCCCGGCGGGGCGTATAGCGACTCGTCGCGCCCGTAGCACCAGTAGCGGATGTCGATAACATCGATGGCGTCGCGACGCTTCGGGTCGGCGAGCAGTGTGTCTTGAACGTC from Botrimarina mediterranea encodes:
- a CDS encoding MGH1-like glycoside hydrolase domain-containing protein; this encodes MSISSGRASELAKGFVARVSIVASLAVGAAVAPASDAILPRDHSANFVKRFNAADNESAINLVPNAAAAEWIASNTPRFDCPSGRFVETYYYRWWTYRKHIKATPDGRVLTEFITPVSHAGAHNTIACAIGHHIAEGRWLADKALLDEYLRFWFTEGPNGGPQPHLHKFSGWIAAAIDGRRRVTGDDAFAIDLLDALVADYYSWEEERLLPSGLFWQRDVADGMEESISGGRHVQNVRPTINSYMVGNARAIAHIARDAGRGEVAVEFEEKANTLAAKSVEAMWDAKANFFKVRLESDKLSDAREAIGYLPWLHGLAGPAHSEAWRQTQDHDGFWAPAGLTTAERRHPSFRTRGVGTCEWDGAVWPFATSQTLGAMAVVLRGPEQTNVTRRDYFEHLIRYAASHQRDGVAYIGEYHDEVTGDWLITGEKEKRSRYYNHSTFCDLVITGLAGVIPQDDSRVVVDPMLPADAWDWFCLDGVPYRGRQLCILWDRDGTRYDRIAGLSVWIDGKMEAHSPQLGRLAVNLSRGTSSE
- a CDS encoding glycoside hydrolase family 95 protein, which codes for MMRLFLLLIVALWTSPSYADGRWKLLYDQPAKEWVEALPVGNGRMGAMVFGGVAEERLQVNESSVWTGGPHSYARPGAAQYLGEIRKLLFEGKQREAEQLAEREFMSVPLRQQFYQPMADLRLKLEGIDPEQVKSYHRNLDLKTATATTTYTANDVRFERRVFASFPDQVVVVTLKAEKVGALAFTASLPTPHTRNEAAVVDETTIERRALVNDANIGGADRAEGQVRFAARLRVVETDGEVVVSNDSMRVSGATHATLLLAAATNVADFRDLTADPSALAATDLDAASERSSGDLYRRHVADHRELFDRVDLQIGRTSEAALKQATDERLIASKTTADPDLAALVFHYGRYLMIASSRPGGQPANLQGLWNQDLSPAWGSKYTVNINTEMNYWLTEPCNLGECNGPLFAALSELAESGAEVAREHYAAPGWVLHHNFDRWRGAAPINASNHGIWPTGGAWLCQHLWLHYLYTGDEAFLSETAYPLMKGAAQFFAAYLAEDPRSENRWLISGPSNSPEQGGLVMGPAMDHQIIRDLFANTIAASEVLQVDDDLRKELLALRARIAPNQIGKHGQLQEWLEDVDDPENDHRHVSHLWGLHPGVEISPETPELFSAAKRSLEMRGDEGTGWSRAWKVNFWARLRDGDHAYKVLDGLMTLTGSPKSKHRGGGLYANLFDAHPPFQIDGNYGATSGVCEMLVQSHRVTADGERLIELLPALPSAWPEGKVSGLRTRDGFEVAIEWLDGVLSECHVKSLLGKPATLAYGDLQVQLHLGSNESTSLDADLLETSSR
- a CDS encoding DUF5060 domain-containing protein, coding for MKATRSLLVCCLVLAPTFLLAADCERWGVYEIELKGPTAGNPFLGVNLSATFEQGDRRIDVTGFYDGDGAYRIRFCPPTTGEWSYSTVSNAAELKGKEGTFEVGALSEGNHGPVEVAHVAHFAYADGTAYKPVGTTCYAWTSQTEELQEKTLETLATAPFNKIRMCVFPKWYSWNEVDPPQYAYEGTAPNQWDFSRFNPAFFRSLEKRITQLGEMGIEVDLILLHPYDNGRWGFDNMPPEACDFYLRYIVARLGAYRNVWWSMANEWDFDKNKTRDDWTRMIGVVHDADPYGKLLGIHNGWELYDHNHPYLTHASIQNGSAAEEAGRAALYRDVYPKPILLDEVKYEGDIPLRWGNLSAEEMVHRFWEGTIAGCYVTHGECYLADDDVLWWAKGGVLKGESPQRIAFLKKVLDGSPAEGIDQIDKWQHPNIAGQPGDYYLVYLGEQTPDSWEFCLPKHDLADGMRFKVEVLDTWNMTVSPVEGEFVTKQHSQYLFKDEAGKLVDLPGKPWIALRITRVQEN
- a CDS encoding glycoside hydrolase family 127 protein codes for the protein MLRSLALIVAVVAPFSTRTQAQSLVVADVAASPRAVVQPVAVDEVTWTDGFWADRARVCRERSIPAMWELMRGSKYKPFYEHFLIAAGDMEGDYHGAPWNDGDFYKWIEAASTAIACEPNAELEAAIDKSVRAVVAAQRKDGYLHTPVLIRQRNGDAAAKPFADRNDFEVYNLGHLMTAGCVHYRATGKRELLDTAERAAQFLEKAFANPTPQMSRQAVCPSHYMGLIELYRTTRNDRYLLLAQTVIDLRNVAAGVGGGGGDDNQDRIPFVDQREAVGHAVRANYLFAGAADMYLETGDERLLPALEAVWHNVTRKKLYVTGACGALFDGASPDGSPKQNEITRIHQAYGRNYQLPSETAHNETCAAIGAVMWNWRRYLATGEGRHLDWIELAMHNAVLAGVSLEGTDYFYTNPLRVTDPPPLELRWSRQREPFVVSYCCPPNVVRTVAQLGGYAYGKADEAVSVNLYGASVLETKLKGETLRLVQETAFPWSGHVRIRIETAPQQPWTLRLRKPSWAADMSLKVNGEAVAVEVVDGFAVVRHAWNVGDEVSVTIPMPVVCLESHPLVEETRGQLAIKRGPIVYCLESADLPAGVTVGQLRLDPTADFAVRYDDDLLNGMAVIEADLPMVEPESWDSLYRPATETATRTIRAQFIPYYAWGNRGGEEMTVWVPRGKTPD